Proteins encoded in a region of the Podospora pseudopauciseta strain CBS 411.78 chromosome 6, whole genome shotgun sequence genome:
- a CDS encoding hypothetical protein (EggNog:ENOG503P3PY; COG:S) codes for MDSNVPVPVDHQLAPPQYNELISNPLEKITLDVGGHKFTTTINSLTTKSFFFKLLLQGDWRSSLQEDQSIFIDSDPEAFRHILQYLRRGVFPLLYDQKKGHNYKLYADILAEAKHFGIPKLECWLNDQLYLRCITSSTVWSSAYKNDRIPTGFQTTSIWGSDVTSTQLVQQDVNTVKTPICPHLAEDRSPCPKRSCYLSLGTMQDNVEKYRWSEVGRSIRFIQGWCSDSGKEFMEHWGRVSRVAPPPKPESQRTVQTKQ; via the exons ATGGATTCCAATGTCCCTGTCCCCGTTGACCATCAATTGGCGCCACCACAATACAACGAACTCATTAGCAACCCCCTCGAAAAAATAACTCTGGACGTTGGCGGCCATAAATTTACTACAACAATCAATAGTCTCACCACCAagagtttttttttcaagcTGCTTCTGCAAGGTGATTGGAGGTCTTCTTTGCAGGAAGATCAAAGCATCTTCATCGACTCGGATCCAGAAGCATTCCGGCACATTCTCCAGTATCTGCGGCGCGGTGTGTTCCCATTGCTCTATGACCAGAAAAAGGGGCACAACTACAAGCTCTACGCCGATATCCTAGCCGAGGCAAAACATTTCGGCATCCCCAAGTTAGAATGCTGGCTCAACGATCAGCTGTACTTGCGCTGCATCACCAGCTCAACGGTGTGGAGTTCCGCATACAAGAATGATAGGATTCCGACTGGGTTTCAAACGACATCAATTTGGGGTAGCGATGTCACCTCCACACAGCTCGTGCAACAGGATGTCAACACCGTCAAGACACCTATCTGTCCTCATCTTGCTGAGGATCGAAGCCCGTGCCCGAAGCGGTCTTGCTACCTTTCCTTGGGAACAATGCAGGATAATGTCGAGAAATATCGTTGGTCCGAAGTCGGTAGGTCGATCAGGTTCATTCAAGGATGGTGTAGTGACTCAGG CAAGGAGTTTATGGAACACTGGGGGCGAGTTTCTCGGGtagcacctcccccaaagccGGAGTCTCAGCGTACAGTCCAGACTAAGCAGTGA
- a CDS encoding hypothetical protein (COG:S; EggNog:ENOG503NWE8), producing MKSQSLLSSLSRLLPTITACTPSIPASPPTLPNPHNDDTIPLSTREYWIHQANTLALSHPCPFAAFGTVIVNHTSANPQGTLICTGSNGNSRIGNPTLHGEIAAINNCSSLFVSSAYNMTPAESLAAFKDLTLYTNAESCPMCAAAVRWAGFREYVYGVPIKELIELGWGQLDIGSEEVIGSGVGMRDKDPEVVLGGVGREQSKVLFGWQFVSGECPRGCERGRVEERCLPGG from the coding sequence ATGAAAAGCCAATCGCTACTATCCTCATtgtcccgcctcctcccaacaATCACAGCATGCACCCCTTCCAtcccagcatcaccacccaccctcccaaaccctcacAACGATGACACCatccccctttccacccGCGAATACTGGATCCACCAagccaacaccctcgccctctcccacccctgCCCCTTCGCCGCCTTTGGTACCGTCATCGTGAACCACACCTCTGCCAACCCCCAAGGAACACTTATCTGCACCGGCTCCAACGGTAACTCCCGGATAGGAAACCCAACTTTGCACGGCGAAATTGCCGCCATTAATAATTGCTCCTCTCTTTTCGTCTCCTCTGCGTATAACATGACACCTGCCGAATCCCTAGCCGCATTCAAGGACCTGACACTCTACACCAACGCCGAAAGCTGCCCGATGTGCGCTGCCGCGGTGAGATGGGCGGGGTTTAGGGAGTACGTTTACGGGGTTCCGATCAAAGAGTTGATTGAACTGGGATGGGGGCAGTTGGACATCGGGAGTGAAGAGGTTATTGGGAGTGGCGTTGGAATGAGGGATAAGGACCCGGAGGTGGTGCttggtggggtggggagggagcagaGTAAAGTGTTGTTTGGGTGGCAGTTTGTGAGCGGCGAGTGTCCGCGTGGTTGTGAAAGGGGGAGAGTGGAAGAAAGGTGTCTGCCGGGTGGGTAG
- a CDS encoding hypothetical protein (EggNog:ENOG503PE6U): MFERLPEELLREVARGFRIQDFRNLSLVSKTFHAIWTPRFWRTLCVDTAGSTGRPSSFNIKQIEECAHAFQNASSSIQNASAVVFRRDTRWKLWDYEKEEDWPNVACLHRQPPPEDLNYWRGLQRAAPVAGWSFDQWFYRNQRCIEASIERMGEQLDSDPMDDIALAIQSVIGHIPAGQLRSFTWDLATCIPQAAFDSLFQAQPQLESITLTADACCKVSRESLHLPFRQLKRVILNSLPRSHVVPVRRMLGTNRGHLRDLQIEELVHGCSLEELLYGGEDCEDARDRKSTDERNDKLVANPTVSFPSLVTLSLRNIDLTESMDRAFNVSGLTALTLRQCSRSSEFLKGIMARNSPLQLKALEFLADYADRDEDEVTNTLNHFLLSFKGLEKLYIGWKKTIYYPDSRDNFHPLWSTVGYHGSTLKNLVIHPRGSIRRTGRTCTMGGIQRNVDWIHDVVGKLDIPQATISNWMKDPATHPLSPLSKLECLGVSSDPFAKATTQDGGSEQFLITLLRPFTSSSRRLKLLHLRQTGSNREDPFGSKVFMSSVSRRVSGDKTIPVPPSRMMAYLDPEFARFLNWVFGQEGISSLEAVAFGDFANGHMSGKYLHNMFACRSSDVRQGYRVFDCRYKVREHEWRVVADKYADFLESCPVGPRVESWGHGSRYHF; encoded by the exons ATGTTCGAACGTCTCCCTGAGGAGCTTCTTAGAGAAGTCGCTAGAGGGTTTCGTATTCAAGATTTCAGAAATCTCTCTCTCGTCTCCAAGACCTTCCACGCCATATGGACACCCAGGTTCTGGAGAACACTGTGTGTCGACACTGCTGGCTCAACAGGCCGACCGTCTTCTTTCAACATCAAACAGATCGAAGAGTGCGCCCATGCGTTTCAGaatgcttcttcttccataCAGAATGCCTCCGCCGTTGTGTTTCGACGGGACACTCGATGGAAGCTGTGGGACtatgagaaggaggaagactGGCCCAACGTCGCCTGCCTGCACCGGCAGCCGCCCCCAGAGGATCTTAACTACTGGAGAGGCTTGCAACGAGCAGCGCCAGTCGCCGGATGGTCATTCGATCAGTGGTTCTACAGGAATCAGAGATGCATCGAGGCAAGTATAGAACGAATGGGTGAGCAGCTGGATTCCGACCCCATGGACGACATTGCCCTCGCTATACAATCTGTCATTGGACACATACCCGCTGGCCAACTCAGATCCTTCACCTGGGACTTGGCAACATGCATTCCTCAGGCTGCTTTTGATAGTCTCTTCCAAGCGCAACCGCAACTCGAGTCTATCACATTGACGGCTGATGCCTGTTGCAAGGTTTCCCGTGAAAGCTTGCACCTTCCCTTCCGCCAACTCAAACGGGTCATCTTGAACTCATTACCACGATCTCATGTTGTACCAGTGCGAAGAATGCTGGGAACAAATAGAGGGCACCTGCGTGACCTTCAAATCGAGGAGTTGGTGCATGGGTGCTCTTTAGAAGAGCTCTTATATGGCGGAGAAGACTGCGAAGATGCAAGAGATAGGAAGTCGACAGACGAACGCAACGACAAACTGGTAGCGAATCCAACAGTGTCTTTCCCGTCACTAGTGACGCTGTCGTTGCGGAATATTGACTTGACCGAGAGCATGGACCGGGCATTCAACGTCAGTGGCCTCACAGCACTTACACTACGCCAATGCTCACGGTCGAGCGAATTCTTGAAAGGAATCATGGCAAGGAACAGCCCGCTTCAGCTCAAGGCTTTAGAATTCCTGGCTGACTATGCGGACcgtgacgaggatgaagtCACGAACACACTAAACCATTTCCTCCTTTCATTCAAAGGCCTCGAAAAGCTTTACATCGGGTGGAAAAAGACCATCTACTATCCGGACAGCCGGGATAATTTTCATCCCCTATGGTCTACCGTTGGCTATCATGGCTCTACGTTAAAGAATCTGGTGATTCACCCGCGAGGATCAATCAGGAGGACAGGTCGGACTTGCACGATGGGGGGCATCCAGAGAAATGTTGATTGGATTCATGATGTCGTTGGAAAGCTCGATATTCCACAAGCGACCATTAGCAACTGGATGAAGGATCCTGCCACTCATCCCCTGTCGCCGCTCTCAAAGCTCGAATGCCTCGGCGTATCTTCGGACCCGTTTGCGAAAGCTACAACGCAGGATGGGGGATCCGAGCAATTTCTC ATAACCCTCCTCAGGCCTttcacctcatcatcccgcCGCCTCAAGCTCTTACATCTTCGGCAGACAGGCTCCAATAGAGAAGATCCATTTGGTTCGAAGGTTTTCATGTCGAGTGTCAGCCGACGGGTCAGCGGAGACAAAACCATTCCCGTCCCCCCTTCAAGAATGATGGCATACCTTGACCCCGAATTTGCTCGGTTTCTCAATTGGGTCTTCGGGCAAGAGGGAATCTCCTCCCTTGAGGCCGTCGCATTTGGGGATTTTGCCAACGGCCACATGAGCGGTAAATACCTTCATAACATGTTTGCATGCCGCAGCAGTGATGTACGTCAGGGATATCGAGTGTTTGACTGTCGCTACAAGGTCCGTGAGCACGAATGGCGGGTCGTGGCGGATAAGTACGCTGACTTTTTGGAATCGTGCCCCGTCGGGCCGCGGGTGGAGAGTTGGGGGCATGGGTCGAGGTATCATTTCTAA